A window from Chloracidobacterium sp. encodes these proteins:
- a CDS encoding NADH-quinone oxidoreductase subunit M, whose product MVLSNIVLASEPARLFIGPIGILSLVTWLPLVGALILLFFNKRRVDLIKQFATVWMTVCFLVSLPLVLLWNYEVRGLQFMETADWIPAIGAKYQLGVDGLALTLVMLTTFLGPIVALCSWSYIETRQKEYYTLLLIMQSFMIGVFAAADLFLFYVFFEVMLVPMYLLIGVWGGERRLYSAIKFFVYTLVGSLLMLVAVFKFYFTAAETAAKYPTEVKAAVEVIVGNNAPMRGMVLEGVETARRAGVAYAARAGGGEYDDTAPLGTFNIYALQAIGGARDGQGKPLVPLSLQLWLYAGFALALAIKVPMVPFHTWLPDAHVEAPTAGSAILAGILLKIGTYGFVRFNFPMFPDASMDPTVASVMATLAILGIVYGSMVALAQKDMKKTIAYSSVAHMGTTMLSLFAFNPNGINGAALQMLSHGVTSAALFIMVGILYERRHTRQIAEYSGVVNTMPAFATMFMIATLASVGLPLLNGFVGEFIGLRGVFEANITWAFWGTTGIILGAAYMLWLYERVFLGPVKNPKNADLPDLNAREWAYLTPLVAAMIIFGVYPKPLVTFINGTTEVVVRQMRPAYFSDTAKPVEARTAAPVAPDATARN is encoded by the coding sequence ATGGTACTGAGCAACATTGTCTTGGCGTCGGAGCCGGCCCGGCTCTTCATCGGGCCGATCGGCATTCTGAGCCTTGTCACGTGGCTGCCGCTGGTTGGGGCGCTGATCCTCTTGTTCTTCAACAAGCGCCGCGTTGACCTTATCAAGCAGTTTGCCACGGTCTGGATGACGGTGTGCTTCCTCGTTTCGCTGCCGCTCGTCCTGCTGTGGAACTATGAGGTACGCGGCTTGCAGTTTATGGAAACCGCCGACTGGATTCCGGCGATTGGCGCCAAGTACCAACTGGGCGTGGACGGGCTGGCGTTGACGCTCGTGATGCTGACGACGTTTCTCGGCCCGATTGTGGCGCTGTGTTCGTGGAGCTATATCGAGACACGGCAGAAGGAGTACTACACGCTGCTGCTCATCATGCAGTCGTTTATGATCGGCGTCTTCGCCGCCGCCGATTTGTTTCTGTTTTACGTGTTCTTCGAGGTTATGCTCGTGCCGATGTACCTGCTTATCGGCGTCTGGGGCGGCGAGCGGCGACTATACTCAGCCATTAAGTTTTTCGTTTACACGCTGGTCGGCTCGCTGCTGATGCTGGTCGCCGTGTTCAAGTTCTACTTTACGGCGGCGGAGACGGCGGCGAAGTATCCGACGGAAGTCAAGGCGGCCGTCGAGGTCATTGTCGGCAATAATGCGCCGATGCGCGGCATGGTTTTGGAAGGCGTTGAGACCGCGCGCCGGGCCGGTGTGGCGTACGCAGCGCGGGCGGGCGGCGGCGAGTACGACGACACTGCGCCGTTGGGGACATTCAACATTTACGCTTTGCAGGCCATTGGCGGTGCCCGCGATGGGCAGGGGAAGCCTTTGGTGCCCCTGTCGCTTCAGTTGTGGCTTTATGCCGGCTTTGCATTGGCGCTGGCCATCAAAGTGCCGATGGTGCCCTTCCATACGTGGCTGCCGGACGCCCACGTGGAAGCCCCAACAGCCGGCTCGGCCATTCTGGCCGGCATTTTGCTCAAAATCGGCACGTACGGCTTTGTCCGCTTCAACTTCCCGATGTTCCCCGACGCCTCGATGGACCCGACCGTCGCCTCGGTGATGGCGACGCTGGCGATTCTGGGCATCGTCTATGGCTCAATGGTCGCCTTGGCGCAGAAGGATATGAAGAAGACCATCGCCTACTCGTCCGTCGCGCACATGGGGACGACCATGCTTTCGCTCTTCGCCTTCAACCCGAACGGGATTAACGGCGCGGCACTCCAGATGTTGAGCCACGGCGTCACGAGCGCGGCGCTGTTCATCATGGTTGGGATTCTCTATGAACGACGGCATACGCGGCAAATCGCCGAGTACAGCGGCGTTGTCAACACGATGCCCGCTTTTGCGACGATGTTTATGATTGCCACGCTGGCGAGCGTCGGTCTACCGCTGCTCAATGGCTTTGTCGGTGAGTTCATCGGGCTGCGGGGCGTGTTTGAAGCCAACATCACGTGGGCTTTCTGGGGAACAACGGGCATTATTCTGGGCGCGGCCTACATGCTGTGGCTTTATGAGCGCGTGTTCCTAGGGCCGGTCAAGAATCCGAAAAACGCCGATTTGCCCGATTTGAACGCGCGCGAATGGGCGTACCTCACGCCGCTGGTCGCCGCCATGATCATTTTCGGCGTGTATCCGAAGCCGCTCGTAACCTTCATCAATGGGACGACGGAAGTCGTCGTGCGGCAGATGCGCCCCGCCTACTTCAGTGACACGGCCAAGCCGGTTGAGGCAAGGACTGCTGCGCCGGTCGCGCCTGATGCGACGGCCCGCAACTAA
- the nuoL gene encoding NADH-quinone oxidoreductase subunit L: MDLVALVPFFPLLGFVINGLFAKRLGFSEKVIGAIACTTVAASFVCSAVAVYEFSHHAHDAKVQAAAKQREAELQARLIGHGVTYDPKTNTKRDATETKATDPKVDTDEVATPYVVTLFEWMPGGALRLTIGPNAGQAAEFSVKWAYQLDQLSGLYILFVTFVAFFIHLFAIGYMHGDPSFHRFFAYLNLFMFMMLNLVLGANFLMTFVGWEGVGLASYLLIGYYLKKPEAAVAAKKAFVMNRVGDFGLMLAMMATFAVFGTLDYADVMAMVKVLPQEPFGLAALSFTTGTLTVIALLIFLGAAGKSAQIPLYTWLPDAMAGPTPVSALIHAATMVTAGVYLVARCNPLFQRAPTAMFTVAVIGIATAFVAATIGVTQTDIKKALAYSTVSQLGYMFVGCGVGAFTAGVFHVVTHAFFKAQLFLGSGSVIHGGSPSGHQQEMTYYGNFKKYMPITFATMMLSLFAICGIFPFAGFFSKDEILAKALHTPVFSHEVGLALYAMGFLTAGVTAFYMTRLMCLTFFGKERFLEGPDFQEGHHDGDGHHAPASKDFHPHESPLVMTLPLMVLGFFAVVAGFAGVSEELTGGAFPNYVHHWLAPVMDTTLYPEKPVTGVNPTEWLLAGVSVVWALAMMGLAYFIYVVRPELPDKLAQTLRPLYVLSYRKWFWDDFIDVYLVGAFKRLNLGAWGVDFVVDSVVNLFAWLTRASSVIFRTVQTGLMQNYVLVMALGIFLFIAGMGYPLYKALFAPETRTSSPSSPQTSRVAQP, translated from the coding sequence ATGGATCTTGTTGCGCTCGTCCCATTTTTTCCGCTGCTAGGGTTTGTTATCAACGGCCTCTTTGCCAAGCGACTCGGCTTTTCCGAAAAGGTCATCGGAGCCATCGCCTGTACAACGGTCGCGGCGTCGTTTGTCTGTTCGGCGGTCGCCGTCTATGAGTTCAGCCACCACGCCCACGACGCCAAGGTGCAGGCGGCGGCCAAGCAGCGCGAAGCCGAGCTTCAGGCGCGTCTGATTGGTCATGGCGTCACCTACGACCCGAAGACCAATACTAAGCGTGACGCAACCGAGACCAAGGCGACCGATCCCAAGGTAGACACAGACGAAGTTGCGACGCCCTACGTCGTGACGCTGTTTGAGTGGATGCCCGGCGGAGCCTTGCGGCTGACCATCGGGCCGAACGCCGGCCAAGCGGCGGAGTTTTCGGTCAAGTGGGCCTATCAGCTTGACCAACTCTCAGGGCTGTACATTCTGTTCGTTACCTTTGTCGCGTTTTTCATCCACCTGTTCGCCATCGGCTACATGCACGGCGATCCGAGCTTTCACCGCTTTTTCGCTTATCTCAACCTGTTCATGTTCATGATGCTCAACCTTGTGTTGGGCGCGAACTTCCTCATGACGTTCGTCGGGTGGGAAGGCGTCGGTCTGGCGTCATATTTGCTCATCGGCTACTACCTGAAGAAGCCGGAAGCCGCCGTGGCTGCCAAAAAAGCCTTTGTGATGAATCGCGTCGGCGACTTCGGCCTCATGCTGGCGATGATGGCGACTTTCGCCGTCTTCGGGACGCTCGACTACGCCGACGTGATGGCGATGGTGAAGGTGCTGCCGCAGGAGCCGTTCGGCCTAGCGGCGCTGAGCTTCACGACCGGCACGCTGACCGTCATTGCGCTGCTGATTTTTCTGGGCGCGGCGGGCAAGAGCGCGCAGATACCGCTTTACACGTGGCTGCCGGACGCTATGGCCGGCCCGACGCCTGTTTCCGCGCTCATTCACGCGGCGACGATGGTGACGGCGGGCGTGTACCTTGTGGCGCGTTGCAACCCGCTCTTCCAGCGCGCGCCGACGGCGATGTTCACGGTCGCCGTCATCGGCATTGCGACAGCATTCGTCGCTGCGACCATCGGCGTCACGCAGACCGACATTAAGAAGGCGCTGGCGTACTCCACCGTGTCGCAGCTTGGCTACATGTTTGTCGGGTGCGGCGTTGGGGCGTTTACAGCGGGCGTGTTTCACGTCGTGACGCACGCCTTCTTCAAGGCGCAGCTCTTCCTCGGTTCGGGTAGTGTCATCCACGGCGGCTCGCCCAGCGGTCACCAGCAAGAGATGACCTACTACGGCAACTTCAAGAAGTACATGCCGATTACCTTTGCGACAATGATGCTGTCGCTCTTTGCCATCTGCGGCATCTTTCCGTTCGCTGGGTTCTTCAGCAAGGATGAAATTCTCGCCAAGGCGCTCCATACGCCGGTCTTCAGTCACGAAGTGGGGCTGGCGCTCTACGCGATGGGCTTTCTGACGGCCGGCGTGACGGCGTTCTATATGACGCGCCTGATGTGCCTGACCTTCTTCGGCAAGGAGCGCTTCCTTGAGGGGCCGGATTTTCAAGAGGGACATCATGACGGCGACGGTCATCACGCGCCGGCGTCGAAGGATTTTCACCCGCATGAATCGCCGCTTGTGATGACGCTTCCGCTGATGGTGCTGGGCTTCTTCGCCGTCGTCGCCGGCTTCGCGGGTGTTTCGGAAGAACTGACCGGCGGGGCGTTTCCCAACTACGTTCATCACTGGCTCGCGCCGGTGATGGACACGACGCTCTACCCGGAAAAGCCTGTCACCGGCGTCAACCCGACCGAGTGGCTGCTGGCGGGCGTCAGCGTCGTCTGGGCGCTGGCGATGATGGGGCTGGCGTATTTCATTTACGTCGTCCGCCCGGAACTGCCGGACAAGCTCGCGCAAACGCTTCGTCCGCTCTACGTGCTCAGCTACCGCAAGTGGTTCTGGGATGATTTCATTGACGTGTATCTGGTGGGCGCGTTCAAGAGGCTCAACCTCGGCGCGTGGGGCGTGGATTTCGTCGTGGATTCGGTCGTCAACCTGTTTGCGTGGCTGACGCGCGCAAGTTCGGTCATTTTCCGCACGGTGCAGACTGGCTTGATGCAGAACTACGTGCTGGTGATGGCGCTAGGGATTTTCCTGTTTATTGCGGGGATGGGCTATCCGCTCTACAAGGCGCTGTTCGCGCCGGAGACGCGCACGTCGTCGCCGTCTTCGCCGCAGACCAGTCGCGTGGCGCAACCTTGA
- the nuoK gene encoding NADH-quinone oxidoreductase subunit NuoK: MERYVQGLKEVDTSKFLVLSAILFSIGIGGVLIRRNIIVIFMSVELMLSAANLNFIAFARYWQTQGSLYAHNGHVMTIFIIVVAAAEAALGLGLLLALYRNRETVAADEINLLKW; encoded by the coding sequence ATGGAGCGGTATGTTCAGGGCCTGAAGGAAGTGGACACCTCGAAGTTCCTCGTGCTGAGTGCCATTCTCTTCAGCATCGGCATCGGCGGCGTCCTCATTCGGCGGAACATCATCGTCATTTTCATGTCGGTTGAGTTGATGCTGAGCGCCGCCAACCTGAACTTCATCGCTTTTGCCCGCTACTGGCAGACGCAGGGCAGCCTCTACGCCCACAACGGCCACGTCATGACGATTTTCATCATTGTGGTCGCGGCGGCGGAAGCAGCGTTGGGGTTAGGGTTACTGCTCGCGCTCTACCGCAACCGCGAAACCGTCGCGGCGGATGAAATCAACCTGCTCAAGTGGTGA
- a CDS encoding NADH-quinone oxidoreductase subunit J, with the protein MLLVGWEAVFFWMLTLATLFAAVFTVSARNPVHCALFLISTLIAMAGLFLLLRAEFVAGAQILVYVGGILVLFLFVLMLVNTRSEVENPFNRQDKVGAFIAALVGLTILGAVTYTQQRGGFFKTKPSADRMAIENAKPDPNAPAGVISADTETLGVTLYTQAVLPFEIASVLLLMAIVGSVLLARDRKQEETYD; encoded by the coding sequence ATGTTGCTTGTCGGTTGGGAAGCGGTTTTCTTCTGGATGCTGACGCTGGCGACGCTTTTCGCCGCCGTCTTTACGGTGTCGGCGCGGAATCCCGTTCACTGTGCGCTGTTTTTGATTTCCACGCTGATTGCGATGGCTGGGCTGTTTCTCCTCCTGCGCGCGGAGTTTGTCGCCGGTGCGCAAATTCTCGTCTACGTCGGCGGCATTCTAGTGCTGTTTTTGTTTGTGCTGATGCTTGTCAACACGCGCAGCGAAGTGGAAAACCCCTTCAATCGGCAGGATAAGGTCGGCGCGTTTATCGCTGCGCTGGTTGGCCTGACCATTCTGGGCGCGGTGACGTACACCCAGCAGCGCGGGGGCTTCTTCAAGACGAAGCCTTCCGCCGACCGGATGGCCATTGAGAACGCCAAGCCCGACCCGAACGCCCCGGCTGGCGTCATCTCGGCCGACACGGAGACGCTGGGCGTGACGCTCTACACGCAGGCTGTGCTGCCGTTTGAGATCGCCTCCGTGTTGCTGCTGATGGCGATTGTCGGCTCAGTGCTGCTGGCGCGCGACCGGAAACAGGAAGAAACCTACGACTGA
- the nuoH gene encoding NADH-quinone oxidoreductase subunit NuoH: MTTLPWPWMPALSASPQWVESLVKWVYTYLPPWVAAKLTPTDATDFIVWPLVQIAVMLVVVLTVVAYLTLAERKISAWIQVRIGPNRTGPFGLLQPVADGIKLLIKEDVIPFKADKTVFTLAPIISMVCAFVVLAVLPYGPHYASITNINIGLLFILSVSSVGVLGIILGGWASNSKYPLLGALRSSAQMVSYEAAIGLTIVSALIFTRTFSMQGIVEAQRSLGVWFVLFLFPSFIVYLVAVVAETNRAPFDLAEAESELVGGFHTEYSGFRFSIFFIAEYTNMVVVSAIGTTLYLGGWYVPGMDWVAAQFPAAYREAVLTLIGVMAFAVKCGVILYLFIWMRWTFPRYRYDQLMELGWKWLMPAALANIVLIATVYIIGKELGLVRSVGGVLEMEWQGKVFFTVAGFLSLFPILALLNAINRNSKSFNLRAQRTTIPVSTRKVKLTPGVKPA, translated from the coding sequence ATGACGACACTCCCGTGGCCGTGGATGCCGGCGCTCAGCGCATCCCCACAATGGGTCGAATCGCTCGTAAAGTGGGTCTATACCTACCTGCCGCCGTGGGTGGCAGCGAAGCTAACGCCGACCGACGCCACTGACTTCATCGTGTGGCCGCTTGTCCAGATCGCCGTCATGCTGGTTGTGGTGCTGACGGTGGTCGCCTACCTGACGCTCGCCGAGCGCAAAATCAGCGCGTGGATTCAAGTGCGCATCGGCCCTAACCGTACAGGGCCGTTCGGCCTGCTCCAACCGGTAGCTGACGGTATCAAGCTCCTCATCAAGGAGGATGTCATTCCGTTCAAGGCGGATAAGACGGTCTTTACACTCGCGCCCATCATCAGCATGGTGTGCGCCTTCGTGGTGCTGGCGGTGCTGCCGTATGGGCCGCACTACGCGAGCATCACCAACATCAACATCGGGTTGCTCTTCATTTTGTCGGTCTCATCGGTCGGCGTGCTCGGCATCATTCTGGGCGGCTGGGCGTCGAACAGTAAATACCCGCTGCTGGGTGCGCTGCGTTCGTCGGCGCAAATGGTGAGCTACGAAGCCGCCATCGGGCTAACGATTGTTTCGGCGCTTATCTTCACGCGGACGTTCTCGATGCAGGGCATCGTCGAGGCGCAGCGCAGTCTGGGTGTGTGGTTTGTCCTGTTTCTGTTTCCGTCCTTCATTGTGTATCTCGTCGCCGTCGTCGCAGAAACCAACCGCGCGCCGTTCGATTTGGCGGAAGCCGAATCGGAACTGGTCGGTGGCTTTCACACGGAATACAGCGGCTTTCGCTTCTCGATTTTCTTCATCGCGGAATACACCAACATGGTCGTGGTTTCGGCCATTGGCACAACATTGTACTTGGGCGGCTGGTACGTGCCGGGCATGGACTGGGTCGCCGCGCAGTTTCCCGCAGCCTACCGAGAAGCGGTGCTGACGCTCATCGGTGTGATGGCTTTCGCCGTCAAATGCGGCGTGATTCTCTACCTGTTTATCTGGATGCGCTGGACGTTCCCGCGCTACCGCTATGACCAACTGATGGAGTTGGGCTGGAAATGGCTGATGCCTGCTGCGCTTGCCAACATTGTGCTCATAGCGACGGTGTACATCATCGGCAAGGAGTTGGGACTGGTGCGGTCGGTAGGCGGCGTCTTGGAAATGGAATGGCAGGGCAAGGTGTTTTTCACGGTCGCCGGTTTTCTATCCCTGTTCCCCATTTTGGCGCTGCTCAACGCCATCAACCGCAACTCGAAGAGCTTCAACCTGCGCGCGCAACGGACGACGATTCCTGTCAGTACGCGCAAAGTCAAGCTGACGCCGGGCGTCAAACCCGCTTAG
- a CDS encoding NADH-quinone oxidoreductase subunit D has product MFDSEEMVLSMGPQHPSTHGVLRVILKLDGERVVDLDCDIGYLHRGAEKIFENRLYPMIAPYFDRLDYIAAVSNGLLYVETVEKAMGIEVPPRAQYLRVILTELNRLSSHLLWLATHALDIGGFTVFLYAFREREEILKIFENFFGARLTCHAFRIGGMTYDAYPGFEAQVRAFCDMFPKRLEEYETLLNENRIWLGRTVGIGVISAEDAINLGLTGAPLRGSGVDYDVRKTDPYECYADLDFDIPIGENGDTFDRYLVRMEEMRQSRRIIMQALDKLPDGPVMGKVPKVIRVPAGEVYHSIEGPKGELGLYLVSDGGTKPYRLRMRPASFVNLGALRKMAIGSLVSDVVAMIGSLDIVLGEIDR; this is encoded by the coding sequence CTGTTTGATTCCGAAGAAATGGTCTTGAGCATGGGGCCCCAGCACCCATCCACGCATGGCGTGCTGCGCGTCATCCTCAAGCTCGACGGCGAGCGTGTGGTGGACCTTGACTGCGACATCGGCTACCTGCACCGAGGCGCGGAAAAAATTTTTGAAAACCGCCTCTACCCGATGATTGCGCCGTACTTCGACCGGCTGGACTACATCGCCGCCGTCTCGAACGGGCTGCTCTACGTAGAAACAGTCGAAAAGGCGATGGGCATCGAAGTGCCGCCCCGTGCGCAGTACCTGCGGGTGATCCTGACCGAACTCAATCGGCTGTCAAGTCACCTGCTCTGGCTGGCGACGCACGCACTCGACATCGGTGGGTTTACGGTGTTCCTTTATGCCTTCCGCGAACGTGAGGAAATCCTCAAGATTTTCGAGAACTTCTTCGGCGCGCGGCTGACCTGCCATGCGTTTCGGATCGGCGGGATGACCTACGACGCCTATCCCGGGTTCGAGGCGCAGGTGCGGGCCTTCTGCGACATGTTTCCCAAGCGGCTTGAAGAATATGAAACGCTGCTCAACGAAAACCGCATCTGGCTGGGGCGGACGGTCGGCATCGGTGTGATTTCGGCTGAAGACGCCATTAATCTGGGCTTGACCGGCGCACCGTTGCGTGGGTCGGGCGTGGACTACGACGTACGCAAAACCGACCCGTACGAGTGCTACGCCGACCTCGATTTTGACATTCCGATTGGTGAAAACGGCGACACCTTTGATCGCTACCTCGTGCGCATGGAGGAGATGCGCCAGAGCCGCCGCATCATCATGCAGGCGCTCGACAAGCTTCCCGACGGCCCAGTGATGGGCAAAGTGCCAAAGGTCATTCGCGTGCCGGCCGGCGAGGTGTACCACTCGATTGAAGGCCCGAAGGGTGAGCTGGGGTTGTACCTTGTTTCCGACGGCGGAACGAAGCCCTACCGTCTGCGCATGCGTCCGGCGTCGTTCGTCAACTTGGGTGCGTTGCGCAAGATGGCGATTGGGTCGCTTGTGTCAGACGTGGTGGCGATGATTGGCTCGCTGGATATTGTTCTGGGTGAGATTGACCGATGA